The Anomaloglossus baeobatrachus isolate aAnoBae1 chromosome 7, aAnoBae1.hap1, whole genome shotgun sequence sequence gtggggtcattagttcacatgttgtgtgctcagcagtgtttatacagtggggtcattagttcacatgttgtgtgctcagcagtgtttatacagtggggtcattagttcacatgttgtgagctcagcagtgttcatactggggtcattagttcacattttgtgagctcagcagtgttcatgcagtggggtcattagttcacatgttgtgagctcagcagtgtttatacagtggggtcattagttcacatgttgttagctcagcagtgtttataaagtggggtcattagttcacatgtgagctcagcagtgtttatacagtgtggTCATTGGTTCCTATGTTATGAGCTCAGCaatgttcatacagtggggtcattagttcacatgttgtgagttcAGCAGGGTTTATACAGtgaggtcattagttcacatgtaagctccgcagtgttcatacagtggggtcattagttcacatattgtgagctcagcagtgttcatgcagtggggtcattagttcacatgttgtgagctcagcagtgtttgtacagtggggtcattagttcacatgtgagctcagcagtgttcatacagtggggtcattagttcacatgttgtgagttcagcagtgtttatacagtggggtcattagttcacatgttgtgagctctgcAGTGGTTATACAGtgtggtcattagttcacatgttgtgagctcagcagtgttcatgtagtggggtcattagttcacatgttgtgagctcagcagtgtttatacagtggggtcattagttcacatgttgtgagttcagcagtgtttatacagtggggtcattagttcacatgttgtgagctcagcagtgttcatgcagtggggtcattagttcacatgttgtgagctcagcagtgttcattcagtggggtcattagttcacatattgtgagctcagcagtgttcatgcagtggggtcattagttcacatgttgtgagctcagcagtgtttatacagtggggtcattagttcacatgttgtgtgctcagcagtgttcatactgtggggtcattagttcacatgttgtgagttcagcagtgtttatacagtggggtcattagttcacatgttgtgagctcagcagtgttcatgcagtggggtcattagttcacatgttgtgagctctgcAGTGGTTATACAGtgtggtcattagttcacatgttgtgagctcagcagtgttcatgcagtggggtcattagttcacatgttgtgagctcagcagtgtttatacagtggggtcattagttcacatgttgtgtgctcagcagtgtttatacagtggggtcattagttcacatgttgtgagctcagcagtgttcatactgtggggtcattagttcacatgttgtgagctcagcagtgttcatgcagtggggtcattagttcacatgttgtgagctctgcAGTGGTTATACAGtgtggtcattagttcacatgttgtgagctcagcagtgttcatgcagtggggtcattagttcacatgttgtgagttcagcagtgtttatacagtggggtcattagttcacatgttgtgagctcagcagtgttcatactgtggggtcattagttcacatgttgtgagctcagcagtgttcatgcagtggggtcattagttcacatgttgtgagctcagcagtgttcatactgtgggatcattagttcacatgttgtgagttcagcagtgtttatacagtggggtcattagttcacatgttgtgagctcagcagtgttcatgcagtggggtcattagttcacatgttgtgagctctgcAGTGGTTATACAGtgtggtcattagttcacatgttgtgagctcagcagtgttcatgcagtggggtcattagttcacatgttgtgatctcagcagtgttcatgcagtggggtcattagttcacatgttgtgatctcagcagtgtttatacagtggggtcattagttcacatgttgtgagctcagcagtgtttatacagtggggtcattagttcacatattgtgagctcagcagtgttcatgcagtggtgtcattagttcacatgttgtgagctcagcagtgttcatgcagtggggttattagttcacatgttgtgagctcagcagtgtttatacagtggggtcattagttcacatgtgagctcagcagtgtttatacagtggggtcattagttcacatgttgtgagctctgcAGTGGTTATACAGtgtggtcattagttcacatgttgtgatctcagcagtgtttatacagtggtgtCATTAGTTCACATATTGTGagttcagcagtgtttatacagtggggtcattagttcacatgttgtgatctCAGTAGTGTTcatgcagtggggtcattagttcacatattGTGagttcagcagtgtttatacagtggtgtcattagttcacatgttgtgatctcagcagtgttcatactgtggggtcattagttcacatgttgtgagctcagcagggtTTTTACAGTggtgtcattagttcacatgttgtgatctcagcagtgttcatgcagtggggtcattagttcacatgttgtgatctcagcagtgttcatgcagtggggtcattagttcacatgttgtgagctcagcagtgtttatacagtggggtcattagttcacatgttgtgtgctcagcagtgttcatactgtggggtcattagttcacatgtgtgctcagcagtgtttatacagtggggtcattagttcacatgttgtgagctcagcagtgttcatactggggtcattagttcacgtgttgtgagctcagcagtgttcatgcagtggggtcattagttcacatggtgTGAGCTCTGCAGTGGTTATACAGtgtggtcattagttcacatgttgtgtgctcagcagtgtttatacagtggggtcattagttcacatgttgtgagctcagcagtgttcatactggggtcattagttcacatgttgtgagctcagcagtgttcatgcagtggggtcattagttcacatgttgtgatctcagcagtgtttatacagtggtgtcattagttcacatgttgtgatctcagcagtgttcatacagtgtggtcattagttcacatgttgtgagctctgcagtgttcatgcagtggggtcattagttcacatgttgtgagctttgcagtgttcatgcagtggtgtcattagttcacatgttgtgagctcagcagtgtttatacagtggggtcattagttcacatgtagtgagctcagcagtgttcatgcaatggggtcattagttcacatgttgtgagctcagcagtgttcatgcagtggtgtcattagttcacatgttgtgagctcagcagggtttatacagtggggtcattacttCACATGTTATGATCTCAGCAGTGTTcatgcagtggggtcattagttcacatattgtgagctcagcagtgtttatacagtggggtcattagttcacatgttgtgagctcagcagtgtttatacagttgggtcattagttcacatgttgtgagctcagcagtgttcatgcagtggtgtcattagttcacatgttgtgagctcagcagtgttcatgcagtggtgtcattagttcacatgttgtgatctcagcagtgttcatgcagtggtgtcattagttcacatgttgtgagctcagcagtgttcatgcagtggtgtcattagttcacatgttgtgagctctgcagtgttcattcagtggggtcattagttcacatgtgagctcagcagtgttcatgcagtggggttattagttcacatgttgtgagctcagcagtgttcatgcagtggggtcattagttcacatgttgtgagctctgcagtgtttatacagtggggtcattagttcacatgttgtgagctcagcagtgtttatacagtggggtcattagttcacatgtagtgagctcagcagtgttcatgcagtgaggtcattagttcacatgttgtgcgctcagcagtgttcatgcagtggtgtcattagttcacatgttgtgagctcagcagtgtttatacagtggtgtcattagttcacatgttgtgagctctgcagtgttcattcagtggggtcattagttcacatgttgtgagctcagcagtgttcatgcagtggagtcattagttcacatgttgtgagctctgcagtgtttatacagtggtgtCATTAGTTCATATGTTGTGagttcagcagtgtttatacagtggtgtcattagttcacatgttgtgagctctgcagtgttcattcagtggggtcattagttcacatgtgagcTCAGCAATGTTCATGCAGTGGGgttattagttcacatgttgtgatctcagcagtgttcatgcagtggtgtcattagttcacatgttgtgagctcagcagtgttcatgcagtggtgtcattagttcacatgttgtgagctctgcagtgttcattcagtggggtcattagttcacatgtgagctcagcagtgtttatacagtggggttattagttcacatgttgtgagctcagcagtgttcatacagtggggtcattagttcacatgttgtgagctctgcagtgttcatgcagtggggtcattagttcacatgttgtgagctcagcagtgttcatgcagtggtgtcattagttcacatgttgtgagctcagcagtgttcatgcagtggtgtcattagttcacatgttgtgagctcagcagtgttcatgcagtggggtcattagttcacatgttgtgagctcagcagtgttcatgcagtggggtcattagttcacatgttgtgagctcagcagtgttcatgcagtggtgtcattagttcacatgttgtgagctcagcagtgttcatgcagtggggtcattagttcacatgttgtgagctctgcagtgttcatgcagtggggtcattagttcacatgttgtgagctcagcagtgttcatgcagtggggtcattagttcacatgttgtgagctcagcagtgttcatgcagtggggtcattagttcacatgttgtgagctctgcagtgttcatacagtggggtcattagttcacatattgtgagctcagcagtgttcatgcagtggtgtcattagttcacatgttgtgagctctgcagtgttcattcagtggggtcattagttcacatgtgagctcagcagtgttcatgcagtggggtcattagttcacatgttgtgagctcagcagtgttcattcagtggggtcattagttcacatgttgtgagcccagcagtgttcatgcagtggggtcattagttcacatgttgtgagctcagcagtgttcatgcagtggggtcattagttcacatgttgtgagctcagcagtgttcatgcagtggggtcattagtCCACATTTGATGGAGCCTTCAGTGTCTATGTGGTCTGATTGTGCGGAGGACCTGTTGTCTGGAGACATGAGATGAATAGCAGTGCGAGTATCGGAGTCTGCAGTGTCCCTTGTGTGTATTGGAGCTGCTGTTTTTGGTTGTCCTCGTTCTTACTGTATACATATACATAACATATATCATGTGACCTTGAGACAACGCCCTTAATAGTTTTGTGGGTTTTCTTCGCACATGATGCTGATTATGGCGCTATCATGAGGAGGTTCCGTTGGCTCGATGTGGACGGGCTGTGATTCCAGAATATCAATAGTTCATTTCACAGATGATGGTTTCTCTGATCAGCCTGTAATTGCTTGTTCTTGTTTTCCAGGGATAATGTATCGTAAGTCATGTGCTTCCTCAGCCGCCTGCCTCATCGCCTCCGCTGGATACCAGTCTTTCTGCACCCCAGGCAAAGTCAATTCAGTTTGCATCAGCTGCTGTGACACCTCTCTTTGCAATGGTCCCCGGGCCAAGAAGAGCAGGAATTTGGCCGTATCTCATAGATGGGGGGCTCCAATGGCGCTCCTGGCACTGCTCATCTTTGCAGAACTGCTCTAGCCAGTTTGTAGCTCAGGACTACTTTGTTGGTTTGTTTCAACAGGTCACCAAAAATCTATTTTCTTATATTTTCTGATTGGGGTTTGATGTCTGCCGTTCTGACAAAAGGCAtttaaagaaaaaatgaaaaacgtGTGGAAACAAAGCAACTTCCTACAGGATCCCCGTGCCATGAGTGGGTCCCTCTGCCATCACTCGAGTCATGTAACAGGCCAGTGTCACTCCAGCTTTATTATATGTGTATATGCTACAATTCAGAACAGGAAACAGCAGCCAGGCCAGCGACCTCCACAAGCCCCCCACACCCTGGACGCCCAGCACCCCTCCTCTTCCACAATTCTCTTCCACAGTGTTCAAGCAGAAGGTGA is a genomic window containing:
- the LYPD1 gene encoding ly6/PLAUR domain-containing protein 1, giving the protein MWIQLMCATCWGLLSAGFALQIQCYQCEEFQKDDCSSPEFIVNCTVNVQDTCQREVMEKSDGIMYRKSCASSAACLIASAGYQSFCTPGKVNSVCISCCDTSLCNGPRAKKSRNLAVSHRWGAPMALLALLIFAELL